The DNA window CGCAGGTAATTACGTGCATGCATGTATGCACTTCTTAAAGAAGACATGTCAGGTGTCTGACACGTGTTTCAATTAATTTAaccttttaaatttttattagtgTCGACGTGTCTGATTATCATTCGTTGTCTAATTATCATGTGCTCTACTTTGATTGATGTAGCAACTTTGAGGAGGTGATGGCAAAGTTTTCTCAACTAACCTCACAAGAAAGGGCAAAGAGGTGCAGTTAAAAACCTTTCTCATAAGCCAAATTATTTAAGCAGTTTTATAGTATAAGAATTTGATAAAATTCTCTTCTCTTGTATTGTAACAGGAAATTGGAGAGTCTTGAAGTGAGTCATTTTCTTACAAATGGTTTGAAAGCATTAGTTATTTCCTCGTACTCATTCTTAGAAATGATCTTTTGTTTGAGAGTTCAGGCACTAAAGAAAACGTTTAAGAAGTTAGATCATGATGTGGTTATTCAAGACTTTTATGGTACAAGGTAGGCCTGCTGCAACTAATTTAGCAATACATCATCCATACCAATGTTCTTTAAAATATGAGTGAACTGGTTCAACCTATTGAACTAAGAACTCGAGAGTTTgcatttagtttctttttcattgtttttttatatactaagttgaaactgaaatattcgttattttttttgttacagTAGTCAAACtgttgaggtaaacatctctttTTCTTGTTCATTTCCGCTTTCATTTTCTCTTTGAATGTTATTTTCTTCACTATTTGGATTTATACAGGATTTGAGCGATCAAGCTAAGGAATTACATAACCGAATTTCTCAGATTCAAGAGCGACTAAGgtcgttttttatttttatatatgcatAATCTATCGTTTCGTGTTAATAActaaatcataatgaaacatccTAATTAGTATCCTATAGTTGCAAGCAAATTTCAAGAACAAGTTTTTGTTGTTGGATTTTGCAGACATTGGAATGACATTGAGAAAATTAGTGGTGTGGATGAATTAGGACGGATGGAAAATTCACTCAAAGAGTCTCTTAATCAAATTCATACTCAGAAGGTATGCAAAAGATTTTTCAATGATTAGCATTATATATATACCATAATCAGAAAAGCAGAATTAGATTACTGATTAACTCTGCATAATTTGATAGGAAAATGCACAAAAACAACAACTAGCATCACTTCAATGCAATAACCAGGTAAATAACTGTCATGTAAGCTTGTTTTAAATTCTAATGATGTAGAATTTAATAAAGCACTGCTGAAATATCTCTATCTTGTAGTTCAATGAATTGCATGTTCCCTACAAAATGAGTACTCCACAGCAATTTCAATCTCTTCCATGGATGGTTAATGGTGATAGTCAGAATATAGTACTTCCTGAAGAACCAAACTTGCTTCTCCACAAGTAAGCTGTTTTTCCTTGATGTTCAAATTTCTAAGGCTACTTGAATTATTTTGATAGTAATTGTTAAGAGTCTCGTATCGgacaatatataatttaaatctgTACTTATAAGAGGGGGACAATTCTCACCATACAAGTCGGTTTTGTTTAGATTAGCTAGGCTCAACCACATTCCTTAACATGGTATTAGAATCTTATTTAACATCCATTGGGTCACCTGCTATCAGGTTTCTGCTATCGGATCATCCATCATTTATTTCCAAGCTCCAAATGTCCAGTCATGAGCGTGAGGGAGTATTAAGAGTTTCACGTCAGATAATATATGGTCTGGACATATACTTATAAGTGGCAGCAATCCTCATCTTACAAGTTGTTTTTGTTGAGATGAGTTAGGCTCAATCACATtccttaacatggtatcagaatATGGTTTAAGATTCGTTGGGTCACCTGCTATCAAATATCTGCTATCAGGTCACCCACCAGTTATTTTTATGCTCCAGATAACCAGTTCTAAGTGTGAGGGAGTGTGTCATCGGACAATAACTAATTTGTGCACGTGCTTATAAGTGGCAGTAATTCTCATCCTACaaaccggttttgtagggatgggTTATCTCCAACCAATTTCAGCTATAACAGATGCAAAGAATATCATAATGGAACTGATGAATGATGAAATTAACACATATACCTTTCAGTTGTTATCTCTAACTCTACTGATCAAACTTACTTTCCTTTCTATCTTTTAGAGATGTAGAGGGCTCAACAAGCTCATCATTTGGAAGCTATGCAAGTTATCTTGGCTCAAGCACCAAACCAAACATATCCAATTCCAGTCAAGAAAATTGTGTTCTTAGTGACATGAGCAATAATGCTACAGCACCTCCTGTGAGATTGCCATTTAATGGACAGTTTTCATACATTCCAAACAATTTCAACATAATGAATGATATGAAGCTTCAACCAGCTACAACAGGGATGAATAATAATAATCCACATGAAAACCAAGTAGATAATTACCATGTCAATGGAAACTTTGAAGCACCTAAACAAGGGTTTGATCAATCTAACCACCATGGTTGGACTTCAAATTCAGGTCCTTGTGCTGTTAATCTCTTTGATGAAAATTTGTATCCACAGCCAAATTTTCCACAAGTTCATTTTGGCTTCACATAGAAGCTTTTTTTTTACTTCTTCTTTTGTTTCCTTGTTTTATGGTATATTCCTGCATGATTTCCTTCTGCATTGTTGCACTTTTTGGTAGCATATTAGAACTGTAAGTAACTTACAATAGAGAGAAAATTACTTATAGTGTAATTGCAAAGTATATACTTATTCTTCCCAAATCTTTAATAATAGAAATTCGAGTTATTCTTTAATAATAGAAATTCgagttattatttaataatagaaATTCGAGTTATTATTTACTTTAATATCTCAACCTGCAATGAATTGACTAGTCATTTTTTAGTGAAAACAGAATTAATCCGTGTCACTCCTTGGAAAATTTTCGAACAATACTAAGAAATATCAAGAAAACATAAGATTAGCATAAGATATCGATGCCCTTGTAATGATTTGAAAATCATATTCACTTGTCACTTAACAAAAACAACATGATAATTAAGTTGCATTACACCACGCCTATAACGAATTAGTATTTGTTGTCAACGCCGAGGAACTCTTCTGAGGCACATTATCTATCGAGTTCGAGAATATAATTTTCAATTCTCATGATATTTACAAATCTGCTTTATTGAATTGTCGTTCCTCTGATACCTCATATGGTGTAACTGTTATAACAGAACATGTTGATGTCGAAGCCAAATAATCGTATACTGTGTTTATCACTTACTATTCTCATTTTGAATTCTCACAACATCAAGGCATGATTTTCCAAGTAGCTTGCGAGAAAAGAATGCTTTGTAGTAATCTTCCATGGTAATTGTTTTGAACAATGCCGGCTTTTCAGGAGTAACAAGACTTGGTGTTGGGCCTATAACTTTGCTCAATTGGGGTCTGTGAAATGCAGCAATAGAAATCCTCTCTTTCTTTGAGTTAACTGTAGCTCGATGTTCGATACTCCGATAAATTCCATTCGTCATAATCTGCACAAAACCATTAGTTCTTTTGGGTTAGTCCATTTTGTCTTTAAGTATTATCTCAAAAAGGCTAAACCACTAATATACACGGCCGAGCAGCCCATACTAATCGAGTTTGGGCTA is part of the Vicia villosa cultivar HV-30 ecotype Madison, WI linkage group LG2, Vvil1.0, whole genome shotgun sequence genome and encodes:
- the LOC131646472 gene encoding agamous-like MADS-box protein AGL30, producing MGRVKLKIKRLENTNGRQSTYAKRKNGIMKKASELSILCDIDIILLMFSPGGKPSLCTGRRSNFEEVMAKFSQLTSQERAKRKLESLEALKKTFKKLDHDVVIQDFYGTSSQTVEDLSDQAKELHNRISQIQERLRHWNDIEKISGVDELGRMENSLKESLNQIHTQKENAQKQQLASLQCNNQFNELHVPYKMSTPQQFQSLPWMVNGDSQNIVLPEEPNLLLHKDVEGSTSSSFGSYASYLGSSTKPNISNSSQENCVLSDMSNNATAPPVRLPFNGQFSYIPNNFNIMNDMKLQPATTGMNNNNPHENQVDNYHVNGNFEAPKQGFDQSNHHGWTSNSGPCAVNLFDENLYPQPNFPQVHFGFT